The uncultured Tateyamaria sp. region CGGCCCTGCCCCCGTCCGGTACCGGCGACACGACCCTAGCCCGCCGACCATACGGAGGTGCAGGGGAAAGACCGCAGGCATTTCCCACCGGCTGATGTCAGCCGCGTTCCTTGAGAAGGCGCTGTTTCTGGCGGTTCCAGTCGCGTTTTGCGGATGTATCGCGCTTGTCGTGCAGCTTTTTGCCCTTGGCGATGCCGATCTTCAGCTTCGCCATGCCCTTGTGGTTGAAATAGAGGACGATGGGCACCAGCGTCATGCCCTTGCGCTGGGTCGCATTCCACAGGTTCGCCAATTCCTTGCGCGAGACCAGCAATTTGCGGGGGCGGCGTTCGTCATGTTTAAAGGACTTGGCCTGATCGTAGGGCGCGATGTAGCTGTTGATCAGCCACAATTCGCCATTGTCCACATGCGCATAGCTTTCGGCGATGTTGGCGCCGCCCGCGCGCAGGGACTTGACCTCGGACCCTTCCAGCACGATGCCGCATTCAAGGTCATCCTCGATCGCGTAGTCAAAGCGCGCGCGCCGGTTTTCGGCGGCCACCTTGTAGTTGGGGTCTGATTTACCTTGGGCCATGGTGGGTGGATGTAGGCGGTTGACGGTGGGCAGGCAAGAGGGCTGCGTGGTTCATGGAATCTTGGCAAATGCGCAGGTACTGTCCGCGCGGGGGCGATTCAGGAGTTTGGACATGCGTGTTTGGATGATCTTGGTGGCATGCCTTGGCCTTCTGGCATGTACAGAGCCGGTTCCGTCCTCCGGCAGCGCCCGGATCATTGCAACCGGCGACAGCATGCTGGCGTGGAACGCGGCCTCGAACCGGTCGGTGGCCGATGTGCTGGAACAACGCCTGGGCACCGCCGTGGTGGACCGGTCCGTATCGGGGGCACGCTACCACTATGTCTTGCCTGTCAGTGGCAGCCTGGGCCTGCGGATCGGGGCGCAATATGTGCCGGGAACATGGGACTGGGCAGTCATGAACGGCGGCGGCAATGACCTGTGGCTGGGGTGCGGCTGCCGCAAATGTGAGGCACAGCTGGACCGGCTGATTTCCGAAGATGGTCGCAGCGGCACTGTGGCGGATGCGGTGCGGCGCGTGCGGGGGGACGGGGCCAGGGTGATCTATGTCGGATATCTGCGAACACCGGGTGTGCCGTCCATGATCGATCACTGCCGCGCGTGGGGCGACGCCTACGAGGCGCGGTTGATGCGCATGGCGGCGCGAGATGACGGTGTCACCTTTGTGTCGGTGGCCGATCTCGTGCCAAACGGCGACCGCAGTTTTCACGACGTGGACCGGATACACCCATCACCCAAGGGCAGCGCAGCGATTGCGGCCCGGATTGCGGCGGTGATGAAGTAGCCGCGCCCGCCGATCTGTCGCGCGATTGGCTGCGAAAACGTCCCGTATCCGCACAATAGTGTCGCCGCGCGTATTCCATGGCAGCCGCGCGACCTTAAATCGGTTTTGCACGTTTCAGCGTCGGACTGACCGCCCCGATCTGCAGGCGCCGCCCGCGGCAGCCCGGTGTCACGTGTGATCAAGCAATGTGAAAGCATGGTACCTTGGACAAACGCCTGATTGTGGAATTCGCGCCCGGCGTCGCCTTTGTGCTGGGCGATGCGCTGGGGGGCATTTTCCTTGGCTCCGCATGTGCTGCATGTGCGACGGTCGTCGCAATTGCAGTGCGGTGGCGGTGGGACAAAAGCCTGCCGTGGCTGGCCATCTCGATCTTTGCCCTGACGGCCGTCCTGGTGACGGTGGGGTTCTTCTTCAACGATACCACCTTCGTCAAGATCAGCACGACCGTCGGATCGCTGGCCTTTGCCGTCATCTTGGGCGTCGGCCTGTTTTTCAAGCCCAGCCTGGTCGAACGGACGCTGGGTTACAAGCTGCAGCTGACGGCTCAGGGGTGGCTGATCATGAACCTTGCGTGGATCGCCGTCACGCTGCTGCGCGCCGCAGCCAACGAAGTGGTCTGGCGCAACGCGTCTGACCAGGTGTGGGTTCTGTATAACGGTTTTGCGACTTTGCCTGGTTCGGACTGTTCTTTGTGGTCACCTGGGCGGTCGCCTGGGAATACTGGAACGGCCCAGAGGACGACGGCGCCTAGCCACTTGCACGCTGCCGGTGCCATGGCGGGATTTGGCTGGTGGCGCGCCCCTGTTTCGGCTGTCAGGTGCCGCACAACCGCTCTGCTCTGGCATAGAGATTTTCCGTTCCGACATTGTGGTCATGGCAAACAAGACCGGAGCAGAACGATGATCGGGTTGAGATTTGAAGGAGATGTGCCGACGACCCGGCGGGCCGTCTTCGAACGTGCGGCAAGGCGCTGGGACGGGGTCGTGCAAACGGCCTTCCCCCCGGTCCAGCTTGAGGGTCAGACCGTTGCCGGGGTGCGTATTGACGTGTCCGTGCGCCCCTTGGACGGCGCAAATGGGGTGCTTGGGCAGGCCGGGCCGTCCATTCTGCGGCCGGATACGGGCCTGCCCGTCGCCGGTATCATGGAGTTTGATCAGGCAGATGCTCAGGCGCTGGAATCCGCAAACAGATTTGAGGACGTCGTTCTGCACGAGATGGCCCATGTGCTGGGCTTTGGCACGCTTTGGGAGCGCAACGGGTTGATTGCGGGCGCGGGCACGATGGACCCGCGTTTTGTGGGCCCATCGGCGGCACGGGAGTTTGCAGCACTTGATCCGTCCGGCGGCGCGGCTGTGCCCGTGGCCAATACCGGTGGGCCGGGCACGCGGGAAGGCCACTGGCGTGAGTTGGTGTTCGGCAATGAGTTGATGACCGGGTTTTTGTCCGGTGATGTGCGCCCGCTCAGCCGCCTGACACTTGGATCGTTCGAAGACCTTGGCTATTCCGTGAACTACGGCGCAGCGGACGCTTTTGCTCTGCCGAGTTTCCGAGAATTGGCGTTGATGGGGATCACCGAAGCCGTGCGCATATGTGATCTGTGCCGGATGGGTCGGCCAGACCCAGTTGTGTTGGGGCAATAGCCGCCTCAGTCACCCAGCTTCTTATGCACCTCGTCCAGATCGATCTCTCCGATCGGCATCTTGTTTGACGGGTCTTCGAAGTCGTATTTGAACACTTCGAAATCGCGTTTGTAGATTTCATAGACCAGGTGCATCGACAGGTCGTCAAAGTAGTCCTCGACCGGGTGGGCGCGTTTGGGGCCGTGCCCTTCGCTTTCGTTGAAGCGCGGGATGCCTGCGATATCAACAGCGTGGGGCGTTTCGACCGCCTGCATCACGGCTTCCATGCCTTCGTTGAATTTCTCGGTCCAGATGATCTTGTCATAGCGGCCGCCGTTCACGATGAAGGTGGACACATGGCCAGACATGGCGGACCAGTGAATGTCAGGCTCCATCGGGCGACGCCAGCGGATGGTGTCACGGGCAAACAGCAGGAAGCGGCGGAACGACTTGATCTGGTCAAAGTCCTGCTTGCCGTCGTCGCCGCCCACTTCGATCCCGTATTTCTGGATCAGCAGCGGCACCAGGTTGCCGCGATACCGTTTGCCGTTGCGCTGGATGCCACAGATCTTGTCAAAGAAGGACGACAGGATGCGGGTGTACGGGTTGCGGACGCAGGTAAAGGAATAGGACCCGTGCGTCTTTACAGTGTCGGTGATGATCGGCTGGCTCGCCTCAAGCGCCCATTTGTGCATGCCCCCCTGGGCATCATGGATATCGCCATCAAAGAACGTGCCATGATCCGAGTAGAACATGATTTGCCCGATGGTCGAGCAGGCACACTTGGGCACCACGCGATACACCACGCTTTCACTTTCCGTCATCCAGGTGCCGGGGAACCCCATACCACTCGCCCTTTTCACTAGTTGCGAACCTTGTCGTTCGCCTTGTGGCGCAAAAAAGCAAAGAAATCCTGTTTATTCAATCTCTCCTTAGCTTTATCACCGTAAACAATCATACGCTAAGAGGCAGTAAAGTTTCCTGAATGGCAAAAATCGCCTACATCCTGCTGTGTCACAAGGATCCGGATGCCATCATCAAGCAGGCGGAACGGTTGACGGCTGCGGGCGACTACATGTCCATCCATTTCGACGCGCGTGCAAATGCAACCCACTTTGCCCAGATCCGCAAGGCGTTGAAGGACAATCCGAACGTCACCTTTGCCCATCGGCGCATCCGGTGTGGCTGGGGCGAATGGAGCCTGGTGCAAGCCACCCTCTACGCAGTGGAAAGCGCAGTCGACGCGTTTCCACGGGCCACCCATTTCTACATGTTGTCCGGCGATTGCATGGCAATCAAGTCGGCCGAGTACACGCATCGGTTCCTTGACGACAATGACGCCGATTTCATTGAAAGCTTCGACTATTTCGAAAGCGACTGGATCAAGACGGGCATGAAGGAAGAGCGGTTGATCTACCGCCATTTCTTTAACGAACGCACGCAGAAATGGCGGTTCTACACCAGCTACCACCTACAGCAACGCTTTGGTTTCAAACGCGAAATTCCTGCCGATATCCAGGTGCAGATCGGCAGCCAATGGTGGTGCCTGCGCCGCCGCACCATCGAATGGGTTCTGGATTTCACCCGCCAGCGCAAGGACGTGATGCGCTTTTTCCGCACCACGTGGATCCCGGACGAGACGTTTTTTCAGACGATCGTGCGCCACGTCGTGCCCGAAGAAGAAATCCGCACCCGGACCCTCACGTTCCTGATGTTCACCGACTACGGCATGCCGGTCACGTTTTACGATGATCACTATGACCTGTTGCTCAGCCAGGATTTCCTGTTCGCCCGCAAGATCAGCGCGGAGGCGAACGACCTGAAACGCCGTCTGGGCCTGCTTTATGCGGCCGAGAACGTGTCGTTCCAGATTTCCAACGAAGGCGCCAGCCTGTTCAAGTTCCTGACCGGGCGGGGCCGCATCGGGCGTCGTTTTGCAACCCGGTTCTGGGAAACCGAAAGCACGCTGGGGCGCAATCGCGAGCTGCTGATCATCATCTGCAAGAAGTGGCATGTGGCCAAGCGCCTGCTGGAACGCATCCGGGTAATGACCAACGTGCCCGCCATCGAATACCTGTTCAACGAAGAACACACGCCCCTGCCCGATCTGGGCGGCATCCAGACGACGCTGGAAAAGCGCACGCGCCACCGCCGGGCCCTGATGCGCATGTTGTTTGACTATTTCGACACCGACCGCCTGATCGTGTGCATGGACCCCGGCAACCTGGACCTGTTGCAGGATTTTGCCGGCGACCGGTCGGTTACCCGGATGTTGGAAATCCAATGCGCGTTCTCGGATGAGTACCTGATCGGGCACGCCATGCGCGTCGGCCTGGCAGGTGAACAAACCAGCCAGGAAACGCTGGAACGCCTGCTGCCCACGATCCGCAACGACATGACATTTGAATCCGACCGCATCAGGGATGCGGATTTCGAGCATCTGCACCGGATCGAGGAAGTCGCCGACCTGGACGCAAATGCGGACGCGCTGTCGAGGTTTCTGAGCGTGCCTCCGGAAAAGGCGCGCGAGATTGCATCGGTCGACTACCTCTTTGCTGATTGATGGGCTTTGTGGTCGCGCCGTGGCGCGTTCCGCTCTATGGACCCTGCCATGACATCCGATCCCGACGCCCCTATTTTTGCCATCACCCTGCCGGGCATGGAACAATCGCTCGCCGATGAAGCGCGGCAGTTCGGCTTTGACGTGGCAGAGGTGACCGCTGGCGGCGTCAGCCTGCGTGGCGGTTGGCCCGAAGTCTGGCGCGCCAACCTGGAATTGCGCGGGGCCACGCGGGTGCTGTGGCGCATGGGGTCCTTCATGGCCTTTCATCTTGCACAGCTGGACAAGCGGGCGCGCAAGTTTGCGTGGACCGATGTCCTGCGCACGGACGTACCGGTGCGGGTCGAGGTCGCCACCTCGCGCAAGTCCAAGATCTATCACGCCGGTGCCGCGACCAAACGGATCGAAGCGGCCTTGGTGGAAAGCGCGGGCATTCCCGTCGCGGCGGATGCACCTGTGACACTGAAGGTGCGCATCGACGACAATCGCGTGACGATAAGCGTCGACACGTCAGGAGAGCCGCTGCACAAGCGGGGCCACAAGGAAGCGGTCGGCAAAGCCCCCATGCGCGAAACCCTTGCCGCCCTGTTCCTGCGACACTGCGGGTTTGACGGGACTCAGCCGGTCTTTGACCCCATGTGCGGGTCGGGGACGTTTGTGATCGAAGCGGCGGAACTGGCTGCGGGGTTGCAGGCAGGGCGGGCGCGCAACTTCGCGTTCGAACAGTTCGAGGGGTTTGATCCCGGCGGGCTCGCCGAGCGGCGCACAACCGAACGGCGAAGTGCACCAAAGGTGCGCCTTACAGGCTCGGACCGGGATCAGGGTGTGATTGCCATGGCCCAGGCCAACGCCGCGCGGGCGGGTGTCCAAGACCTTGTACGCTTTCAGCAGGGCAATGCCGGGGACATCACGCCGCCCGAAGGTCCCCCCGGTCTGGTGATCGTCAACCCGCCTTACGGTGCGCGCATCGGCAACAAGAAGGCGCTCTATCCCGTCTATGGCCGCCTGGGACAGGTGCTGGCCAAGCGGTTCTCGGGCTGGCGTGTGGGCATCGTCACGAGCGAGGCATCGCTGGCAAAGGCCACCGGTCTGCCGTTCTTGCCCGAAGGGCCCGGCATCGCCCATGGCGGGTTGCGCGTCAGGCTCTGGCGCACCGACGCCTTGCCGTGATGCGGCCACGGCGGATCAGGATCCGCCTTGAGACCACCCGCTGTGCCTGCGTCCATCGTACGGCGGCGGTGTCCTCCGCCCTATTTCGATTTCCACGTGGCAAGCCAGCGCCGGATGCGCCCACGTCGTTCTGACACGGCGTCACCCGCAGCTTCCCAGCTGTCCTGCATCTCTTCCAGCCTGGGGTCGATGCGGGCCCGGCGGAACCTGCGCCAGCGCACCCAGATCGCGTAGACAATGGCCGCCAGTGTCCCAAGGATCAGGATGTTGACCCACGGGATGCCCTTGGATGCATCCGGCCCCTCGACCTGGCGGATGGAAATTGCGTTGGGGAAAATCGTCAGGAATTCGTTCCGCCAGCCGTAATGCGTGATCACGTACCATTCCGGCGCGGCGCGGGTCGACACGGAATCCGCCGCCTCGGTATACAGGTTCGACGTGTCGAACTTGAAATAGGGCGGCCAGCTCCAGCCTGTGTCCTCGTTCCGGTAAACCATGGGTTTGCCGTTCGCGCGCACGGTCTGGATAAACTGCACATCCCGGTTGATCAGCCCATCGGACTGGGTGTCGGGCCGCGACCAGAACATGCGTGTCCAGTCCCCCAGCTCCTGCCGTTCTTCGTAAGTGTTCACGATCCGCACGATGTCGCGCTGCGGCAGCGTATAGTGCAGGGCCGCGCCGACCGCGACCCAGAAAGTGATCAGGATGATCCAACCGATGTAACGCATGACGGCCCCTTTCAGGCGAAATTCACAAGATAGATGATCAGGCACACAAGGGCCATGGGCACGATATAGACCCCAAGGATCAGCTTGCGCCGCAGCGACCCGTCATAATCGGCAAGCCCGTGCTTGACATAGGCCTCGCGCGGGCCGGGTTTGTCGCCCGCATCCCATTCGGCTTCCAACCGGTCGCGCGCCCGCGCGCGCGAATAGAACGACAGCGAGATGTAGATCACCGTCAACACCACGAAGGCGATCAGAAACAGTCTGGCAACCGCCATATCCCTACCTCCTTACCGCGCCCCAGGGACCCACGCGCGCAATCAGGTCACGGGGTTTGGGATCAGGGTCCATTGGGGCGTCATGCCCGAACAGCGCTTGCCGCGCGCCCACCTTGTCGGCCTTGTACTCGGCTTCGAGATACTGCGCGACATATTCCTTTTTCGCTTCGGGCCAGGTGGCGTAGGCGGCGTAGAACGCCTGTTTGTGACAGATAAAAAGCTGGCGCGCGTCACGCGGGCACAGCTGGGCCAGCAGCATGTTGACAAGGTCGGCATCGGGCGTGTCGGCCGCACGCAACGTGTAAAAATAGGCGGGATGTTCGGAACTGATCCGGGGCCACTTGCCCCCGTGCTCGGCCCAGTTGACCAGTTCGGCCAACGTGTGGAATTCGCCCGGCAGCAGGTGCGCATGGTGCCGGGCCAGCATCCGCATGTCGCGCCGGGTTGTGCCGACCAGATCCACGCCCGCCTCGGTCACCGCGGAAACCAGGATAAAGTCCATCTTCTGCCGCAGGATCGCCGCCCCGTCGATGCCGCGCGCCTTGACCACCGGTTCGACGAGGTCGTTGTACTCCAGAAACTTGGCGATGCGGTTTCGTTCACCCAGATCAAATATGTACTTGGTCGGAAGGTCGTCGGGTTTGTCCGTCGCGGCAATGGTCGCCGGATGGTCAAGCGTCTGGAAAATATAAAGCCCCCCGAAATGGGCGGTCCAAAAGTTACCCTTGTCTACGCGCAATGGTTTCAGGGTCACGGGGTTGCGCGTCACGTCCCCGGTTTGCCCCGCAAGCTGGATCATCTCTGCGATCAGGACGTCATCGAACCAGGCGTCATCACCCCTCAGGAACGTATCCACCTTCTCGGCCAGCTTGGCGGCATTGCGCACGGTACCGCGGGTGGTATCCGCCTCAACCGTGATGGCGCGCAGATCAAACAGCCGCGCGGGATGGCTGATGTCGTAGACACTGTTGACCAGTTCGCCCGCAACGGCATCCCGCGCGGTCAGCGCAAAAAGGGCCGCTTCGTTTTCGGCGATGAACCGTTTCAGAATACCGTGCGAGGTCGAGAATTTCGCATCCAGCAGCGGGCATCTGCGCTGTTCTGTCGACAGCAGGATGAACTGCCGGTTGACCCCGTTGTGGTTCAGGTAAAGCGGATCGCCCAGCTCGTTGCCCACCTCGGGCGAGTAGCCGGAGATGTCGATGTAGAAATCGGTAAGCGCCGTGCGCTTGCCCGTCAGGTGTTCGAGCGCACGGTTATAGCGTTCGACCAGCGCGGGCGAGGCCACGTGGAAAAGGTTGCCGAACATCAGGCCGCGTTGGATCAGGCGGATCATGGCCGGTCCCTTCTGAGTTGGGCCAGCCGCACGACCAGAACGCCAACGCTGGGCATCGACAGCGACAAAAGCGCATTGGCAAACCCGGCCTCGCCACTGGGGCCCAGGATAGGCAGCGGCAGGCCCATCGCCTGAATGGCGAAGACAAGGACAGCCGCAATGCCGATGATCGCACTGGTGCACACCATCCCGAACAAGAAGTCCGGCAACGGCAATGACCGCCTGATATGGGGCGGAAGTATCCAGGCCGCAGCCACGACAAGGCCCATCGCGATGATACCCGTGACGATCAAGGCACGGCCCTGCCGAGGCGGAAGATCAACGGCACGGCAAGCGCCAGAAGCGGAAGGGCAAAGGCGCGGAACGTGATCTGGACGTTATAGCCGATATAGGCGGGCCACGAGTTGTTGAAGAGCAGCATGGTTTCAGAGAGCGGCGTGCCTTCGAAGCCCATCAGGGTGTGGATGGTTGCTTGGGTAAGGAACAGGAGGGCGGCGGCGGCGAGGAAGCCGAAGACACCCCAGCGGAGGGGGAGAAGGGTGCCTAGGATGAGGGCGGCGGCGGTTGTGATCCAGAGTATCAAACGCCGTCCTCCAAAACAGGTGCATTATTCGACCTATAGGTGCCCGGCACCACCGGGCCGCGCCAGTCCATTACCCGGAAGCGCATCAAAGATGCGCGTGAGGGCGCCCCCCAGGGAGAGCGCGTTGGTGTTACGCACCGAACAGGTGAACTGTGTAACTCACCCGCCTCACCCTGAACTGCTGTGACGTGAGCCCACCCGCGATTAGGCGCTGCCCAGCTGACGATACTCATACGTGCGCCCTCATGGTGTTTTTCGCTCTGTCTGCAAAACCAAGCTGGAAAATCCGGACGGCCAGAAACGGCACCCAGAACGGTGCGGCCCCAAGCCACAAGAACCCAAGATCCATCGGCAACAGCCGTAGCGGACCCAACGGAAAGAATGCGAGTTGTACTGGCAGCAAAGCGGCAGCGGTAGCCAAGGCACCGACCCCGAAACGCAACGCTGCGTTGCGCATAAGAGACTTCCCAGGCTTCACGAGTGTCGGCGCCCAGAACGGAACAATCAGGATCGCCAAGAAGGTTGCAAGACTGGACATCATCACCCCTTCCCTCCCAAATACCGCTTCTTCGCCTCTTCTTGTCGCGCAAAGTCGCGCACCATCGCCTCGATCGCCACTTCATCCGATTTGTCCGCATACCGGAACTCGCTGTCGGCATAGCGGTTGATCTCCTGCACCACCATGTCCACGGTGATCGGCACGCGCAGTTCCTCGATCATCGCCTTCTTCTCGTCATAGCTCTTGAACAGGAACAGTTCCGGGTTCTCCATCCATTCGTCGGGCAATTCGAAATCCATCGCCCGCACTTTCACCGCATCCGTGATGTTCTTGATCGCGCGGCCGGTGAACCGCTCATCCGCCTGCTGGATGCCTTTCAGATAGGTGCCCAGCTTGGCGATGGTATCCAACGCGCCAACTTCCGAATGCACCCGGTCGAACACCTCCATCAACCCCGGTTCATGGGGCCGGGAATGCGCATCAAAGCTGGCGGCGACAGCCTTCTTGATCTCCTGGGCCGAGAACAATTCATGCGCGCCCATGGGGATGTCGTGGTTCTTGCCCATCAGCAGGGCCAGGATGTCGATGTAATCCTCCCGCGTCTGCGGGCCGTCCACCAGAAACCGTGCACCTGCCCGCTGGCGCAACGCGTCATCCACATTCTCGGGGTAGTTCGA contains the following coding sequences:
- the smpB gene encoding SsrA-binding protein SmpB, with product MAQGKSDPNYKVAAENRRARFDYAIEDDLECGIVLEGSEVKSLRAGGANIAESYAHVDNGELWLINSYIAPYDQAKSFKHDERRPRKLLVSRKELANLWNATQRKGMTLVPIVLYFNHKGMAKLKIGIAKGKKLHDKRDTSAKRDWNRQKQRLLKERG
- a CDS encoding SGNH/GDSL hydrolase family protein, whose amino-acid sequence is MRVWMILVACLGLLACTEPVPSSGSARIIATGDSMLAWNAASNRSVADVLEQRLGTAVVDRSVSGARYHYVLPVSGSLGLRIGAQYVPGTWDWAVMNGGGNDLWLGCGCRKCEAQLDRLISEDGRSGTVADAVRRVRGDGARVIYVGYLRTPGVPSMIDHCRAWGDAYEARLMRMAARDDGVTFVSVADLVPNGDRSFHDVDRIHPSPKGSAAIAARIAAVMK
- a CDS encoding septation protein IspZ; translated protein: MDKRLIVEFAPGVAFVLGDALGGIFLGSACAACATVVAIAVRWRWDKSLPWLAISIFALTAVLVTVGFFFNDTTFVKISTTVGSLAFAVILGVGLFFKPSLVERTLGYKLQLTAQGWLIMNLAWIAVTLLRAAANEVVWRNASDQVWVLYNGFATLPGSDCSLWSPGRSPGNTGTAQRTTAPSHLHAAGAMAGFGWWRAPVSAVRCRTTALLWHRDFPFRHCGHGKQDRSRTMIGLRFEGDVPTTRRAVFERAARRWDGVVQTAFPPVQLEGQTVAGVRIDVSVRPLDGANGVLGQAGPSILRPDTGLPVAGIMEFDQADAQALESANRFEDVVLHEMAHVLGFGTLWERNGLIAGAGTMDPRFVGPSAAREFAALDPSGGAAVPVANTGGPGTREGHWRELVFGNELMTGFLSGDVRPLSRLTLGSFEDLGYSVNYGAADAFALPSFRELALMGITEAVRICDLCRMGRPDPVVLGQ
- a CDS encoding sulfotransferase family protein, which translates into the protein MGFPGTWMTESESVVYRVVPKCACSTIGQIMFYSDHGTFFDGDIHDAQGGMHKWALEASQPIITDTVKTHGSYSFTCVRNPYTRILSSFFDKICGIQRNGKRYRGNLVPLLIQKYGIEVGGDDGKQDFDQIKSFRRFLLFARDTIRWRRPMEPDIHWSAMSGHVSTFIVNGGRYDKIIWTEKFNEGMEAVMQAVETPHAVDIAGIPRFNESEGHGPKRAHPVEDYFDDLSMHLVYEIYKRDFEVFKYDFEDPSNKMPIGEIDLDEVHKKLGD
- a CDS encoding DUF5928 domain-containing protein is translated as MAKIAYILLCHKDPDAIIKQAERLTAAGDYMSIHFDARANATHFAQIRKALKDNPNVTFAHRRIRCGWGEWSLVQATLYAVESAVDAFPRATHFYMLSGDCMAIKSAEYTHRFLDDNDADFIESFDYFESDWIKTGMKEERLIYRHFFNERTQKWRFYTSYHLQQRFGFKREIPADIQVQIGSQWWCLRRRTIEWVLDFTRQRKDVMRFFRTTWIPDETFFQTIVRHVVPEEEIRTRTLTFLMFTDYGMPVTFYDDHYDLLLSQDFLFARKISAEANDLKRRLGLLYAAENVSFQISNEGASLFKFLTGRGRIGRRFATRFWETESTLGRNRELLIIICKKWHVAKRLLERIRVMTNVPAIEYLFNEEHTPLPDLGGIQTTLEKRTRHRRALMRMLFDYFDTDRLIVCMDPGNLDLLQDFAGDRSVTRMLEIQCAFSDEYLIGHAMRVGLAGEQTSQETLERLLPTIRNDMTFESDRIRDADFEHLHRIEEVADLDANADALSRFLSVPPEKAREIASVDYLFAD
- a CDS encoding class I SAM-dependent RNA methyltransferase, whose translation is MTSDPDAPIFAITLPGMEQSLADEARQFGFDVAEVTAGGVSLRGGWPEVWRANLELRGATRVLWRMGSFMAFHLAQLDKRARKFAWTDVLRTDVPVRVEVATSRKSKIYHAGAATKRIEAALVESAGIPVAADAPVTLKVRIDDNRVTISVDTSGEPLHKRGHKEAVGKAPMRETLAALFLRHCGFDGTQPVFDPMCGSGTFVIEAAELAAGLQAGRARNFAFEQFEGFDPGGLAERRTTERRSAPKVRLTGSDRDQGVIAMAQANAARAGVQDLVRFQQGNAGDITPPEGPPGLVIVNPPYGARIGNKKALYPVYGRLGQVLAKRFSGWRVGIVTSEASLAKATGLPFLPEGPGIAHGGLRVRLWRTDALP
- a CDS encoding DUF1523 family protein, which gives rise to MRYIGWIILITFWVAVGAALHYTLPQRDIVRIVNTYEERQELGDWTRMFWSRPDTQSDGLINRDVQFIQTVRANGKPMVYRNEDTGWSWPPYFKFDTSNLYTEAADSVSTRAAPEWYVITHYGWRNEFLTIFPNAISIRQVEGPDASKGIPWVNILILGTLAAIVYAIWVRWRRFRRARIDPRLEEMQDSWEAAGDAVSERRGRIRRWLATWKSK
- a CDS encoding DUF6638 family protein, coding for MIRLIQRGLMFGNLFHVASPALVERYNRALEHLTGKRTALTDFYIDISGYSPEVGNELGDPLYLNHNGVNRQFILLSTEQRRCPLLDAKFSTSHGILKRFIAENEAALFALTARDAVAGELVNSVYDISHPARLFDLRAITVEADTTRGTVRNAAKLAEKVDTFLRGDDAWFDDVLIAEMIQLAGQTGDVTRNPVTLKPLRVDKGNFWTAHFGGLYIFQTLDHPATIAATDKPDDLPTKYIFDLGERNRIAKFLEYNDLVEPVVKARGIDGAAILRQKMDFILVSAVTEAGVDLVGTTRRDMRMLARHHAHLLPGEFHTLAELVNWAEHGGKWPRISSEHPAYFYTLRAADTPDADLVNMLLAQLCPRDARQLFICHKQAFYAAYATWPEAKKEYVAQYLEAEYKADKVGARQALFGHDAPMDPDPKPRDLIARVGPWGAVRR